In Deltaproteobacteria bacterium, the following are encoded in one genomic region:
- a CDS encoding UbiD family decarboxylase, translating into MGQTLGEAIAFLEANYPDEVIRVTREVDPIFEVTGILAKLERQQQFPCVIFENVKGSSIPLVTNMHASFPRLAMAIGLPYDATPADFIHEYGRREANPLPPVEVESGPCQEVVLTGDDVDVTMLPILQYHELDAGRYITLAFDVMKEPDSGIRNAGIYRLQLKGKNRFGIQISETAHGHYILKKNKSRGLPTQMAAVIGGHPAMNIGNLSFTSIDTDEFSIAGSMLGKPVELVKCKTIDVEVPASSEIVLECEIHPTEMEEEAPFGEYPGTYGPMRVNPVVYVKAITMRKNALYQSSFVGHADNLLLSGVTRNSYIYHTCRIASAGVKAVYVPPCGRSRYICYVQMERSMIDGDAKNAAMAAFAADPFLKFVICVDDDVDISND; encoded by the coding sequence ATGGGACAGACCCTCGGGGAAGCCATCGCGTTCCTCGAGGCGAATTATCCCGACGAGGTGATCCGGGTCACCCGTGAGGTGGACCCGATCTTCGAAGTGACAGGCATTCTGGCGAAGCTGGAACGGCAGCAGCAGTTTCCGTGCGTGATCTTCGAGAACGTCAAGGGGTCGTCCATCCCTCTGGTCACCAACATGCACGCGAGCTTCCCGCGGTTGGCCATGGCCATCGGCCTGCCCTACGACGCCACACCCGCGGACTTCATCCACGAATACGGCAGGCGCGAGGCGAACCCGTTGCCGCCGGTGGAGGTGGAGAGCGGGCCGTGCCAGGAGGTGGTGCTCACCGGCGACGACGTGGACGTCACCATGCTGCCGATCCTGCAGTACCACGAGCTCGACGCCGGCCGTTACATCACGCTCGCCTTCGACGTCATGAAGGAGCCGGACAGCGGCATCCGCAACGCCGGCATCTACCGGCTGCAACTCAAGGGCAAGAACCGCTTCGGCATCCAGATCTCCGAGACCGCCCACGGCCACTACATCCTCAAGAAGAACAAGTCCCGGGGCCTGCCCACGCAGATGGCCGCGGTCATCGGCGGCCACCCGGCCATGAACATCGGCAACCTGAGCTTCACCTCCATCGACACCGACGAGTTCAGCATCGCCGGCTCCATGCTCGGCAAACCGGTGGAGCTGGTGAAGTGCAAGACCATCGACGTGGAGGTGCCGGCCAGCTCCGAGATCGTGCTGGAGTGCGAGATCCATCCCACCGAGATGGAGGAAGAAGCCCCCTTCGGCGAGTATCCCGGCACCTACGGACCCATGCGCGTCAACCCGGTGGTGTACGTCAAGGCCATCACCATGCGAAAGAACGCGCTCTACCAGAGCTCGTTCGTGGGCCACGCCGACAACCTGCTGCTCTCGGGGGTGACGCGCAACAGCTACATCTACCACACGTGCCGCATCGCCAGCGCCGGCGTGAAGGCGGTGTACGTGCCGCCCTGCGGGCGTTCGCGCTACATCTGCTACGTCCAGATGGAGCGGTCCATGATCGACGGCGACGCCAAGAACGCCGCCATGGCCGCGTTCGCCGCCGACCCGTTCCTGAAGTTCGTCATCTGCGTGGACGACGACGTGGACATCAGCAACGAC